The genomic DNA ATGGCATTGGCAAAAGATAAATTCATTCTGTGAGCCCCATCAATAATAATAAATCTTTTTCTGGACAAAGCTCTGAGTCTTAAGAATTCTTTCACTCTTTCCGCTTGATCGATTTTTATAATATTATTTTGTGGTTCAAGAAAAAGCAGCCCTTCATGGCCAAGATAATCTGAAGGTTCTGAACCTTCCTTTGTCTTTGATTCAGACGCCACCCGCTTACAAGAATTGCAAAACCCACAACCATTTTCTGTCTGACACAAAAAATACTGAGCCAAGGCCATCGCTACTTTCTTTTTCCCAATGCCTTCAGGGCCTGTAAAAAGAAAAGATCCTGATTGGTTTTCACTATCTATAGCTTGAACCATCCGATTCCACACTCGATCATGACCCGTTATTTTTTCTTTTAATCCAGCCATCCTCGCGCTTTCAGCTTTTGCATGACTTGTTTCAACATCTCTTCACTGCTTAAAAAGGCTGCAACAATAAGCCATCGCTCGGGCGTTTCCTTTGCTAATTGTAAAAAAGCATCACGAACTCTTTGATGAAATTCATTTTTCTCAGACTCAATTCGATCTTCTTCAAGTCCAAATTGAAGGGCTCGATTTTGTCGGCGTTGTTTAGACTCCTCCACCGAAATATCTAATAAAATATAAAGATCAGGCTCGAGTCCCTTGGTTGCAAATTGATTCAACCACTCGACATCTTTTCGATCTAAAAATCGTCCCCCACACTGAAAAGCGATGGAGCTGGCAGAAAAACGATCAGAAAGAACCCAATTTTTTTCCTTCAATTTGGGCTCAATAAGAGTCTCGATGAGCTGAGCCCTGGAAGCTTCATACAAAAGCAGTTCAGCCCTAGGAACGGGGGCTGTTTCCCCTTTGTTCACAATCAAGTCTCTTAGTTTATCCCCCAAAGGGGTTCCACCAGGTTCCCGGGTGGTCACATAATTAATTTTTTGATTATCAAGCTCCTTGAGAAGCAGCCCCATCAGCGTGCTTTTCCCAGAACCATCCAACCCTTCAAAAACGATAAATGGCATGTCCCTATATGTGTCATACAAAATACTGAAATAAACCAAAAATTAAACCAACGCACGGTGTAATTTATTGTGAATTTCCCAATAAATGATGATATGGGCGCTACACAATATCGGAGATCCATATGATAGGTTTTTTAACTGTTGTCCACATTCTCATTGCTATTTCACTTTGCGCCCTTGTTTTAGTCCAAGATTCCAAAGGGGGTGGGGCACTTGGTATCGGCGGCAGCGGTTCAAATTCTCTTCTTGGAGCCACCGGAGCCCAAAGCTTAGCTTCAAAACTCACTCGATACATGGCGATTTTCTTCGCTATTTCTTGTGTCGCTTTAACTTACTTTCTCGCCCACCAAAATAAGAGCGTGGTTGATCAACTGGGAACACCCGCCCTTACGGCTCCGGCTATGCCTGCAGCGACTCAATCCACTCCTGCCGTTCCCGCAGAAACGGCTCCTCCTGGGGCGTCTTCTTCTGGGGTACCTGCCTCTGGTACAGACGCTGTTCCTAAAGCAGCTAGTCCTGCAACTCCAACTACTTCTGGACAACCTGAGGCTAATGATAAAAAATAATCTTTAACTATAAAGATGATGTTTAAAGATAATATTTTCACTTATTTATTCCTAGCTCTAGGGATAGGCTTCGTTACTGTTGCTTATCTGTTAACCAATAGTTACCAAAAAAAACTGCCCTCACAAAAAAATATTGCGACTCTTGAAAAAATTTCTGGTGAGGTTTTTATTACAAAAAAATTTAAACTAAAAAAGAAAAGTGTTACTGAAAAAATCTTCTTAAATTCCTTGGATTCTATTGAAACATCCGAGTCCTCTAAGGCTGAAATTGAATTTCCCTCGGGAGAGAAAATTCATCTTCTAGATAACAGCAAACTGATTGTCGATGAAGAAAATGAAATGATACATCTCATTCTTCATCGAGGAGATATTGAAATTCAAAATTATGGTTCCAATGAGCACATTTTTATTTCTTTTCAGGGGCTCAAAGTTCAACTTCGTGAATGGGAAGTCTATAAAAAAAATAAAGTCCTCTCCTACGAGGATCAAAAAAAAGTTCTTAACTCCTTTCAGTCAGATCAAAACTTATCAGAGAATTATGTTGCCAATTTAATTCAAAACCACAAACATAAGTTCCTTCAATGCTATAATAAATTATTACAAAAAACCCCTGGTCTTTCAGGATCTGTAACCCTTTCTTTCACCATTGAAAAATCAGGTAAAGTTTCTAATCCCAATATCGCCAGCTCCCAACTGAGAG from Deltaproteobacteria bacterium includes the following:
- the tmk gene encoding dTMP kinase, producing the protein MPFIVFEGLDGSGKSTLMGLLLKELDNQKINYVTTREPGGTPLGDKLRDLIVNKGETAPVPRAELLLYEASRAQLIETLIEPKLKEKNWVLSDRFSASSIAFQCGGRFLDRKDVEWLNQFATKGLEPDLYILLDISVEESKQRRQNRALQFGLEEDRIESEKNEFHQRVRDAFLQLAKETPERWLIVAAFLSSEEMLKQVMQKLKARGWLD
- the secG gene encoding preprotein translocase subunit SecG, which gives rise to MIGFLTVVHILIAISLCALVLVQDSKGGGALGIGGSGSNSLLGATGAQSLASKLTRYMAIFFAISCVALTYFLAHQNKSVVDQLGTPALTAPAMPAATQSTPAVPAETAPPGASSSGVPASGTDAVPKAASPATPTTSGQPEANDKK
- a CDS encoding AgmX/PglI C-terminal domain-containing protein yields the protein MFKDNIFTYLFLALGIGFVTVAYLLTNSYQKKLPSQKNIATLEKISGEVFITKKFKLKKKSVTEKIFLNSLDSIETSESSKAEIEFPSGEKIHLLDNSKLIVDEENEMIHLILHRGDIEIQNYGSNEHIFISFQGLKVQLREWEVYKKNKVLSYEDQKKVLNSFQSDQNLSENYVANLIQNHKHKFLQCYNKLLQKTPGLSGSVTLSFTIEKSGKVSNPNIASSQLRDSDFKSCLFEVLKRIEFKAFEGEPISTVIPLNFE